CCCGTATTCGGGTCGTAAAGCAGCCGCGAGCTGCGGCTTACGTAATCGTTGTAAGCGGTCAGCGCCCCTGCCTCCGCCCTGTCGCGCGCCATCTTCTCGATGCCGGTCGCCAGATCCCGTGCGCCCTGCGCGACATATTGTCCCGCCTTGGAAGAATACCCCGCGGCCGCGGCCATCGCGGAGGCCGCCGGGTCGTTTAAATCGCGCCTCACCGCGACCGGCCCCGCGTCCCGCACCTCGGGCAGACTTTCTCTCCCTCGAATCTTCATTGTTCTAACCCCTCCCCGCGCGCTTTCCCAGAGCTAATTCAGCCCCCAGAAGCCCTTATAAAAACTTCTGTGCGCCGTGGCGGCCGCGGGCTTCTTCCTTCCGACCGCCATATCGTCCCACTTGGCGGCCACCGCGCCGGCCGAAGTCAGAAGAGAGCCCGTCAAAGCCGCGCGTCCGGCGTTCTCCACTGCGGAGGCGTAAGCCTCGCCGCCCCGGCGCGTGCCTTCCGCCTGATGCTCGAGCCCCACCGCCTGATTGATGAGCCCGAAGCGCTGCCGCTGATAATTCTGCCGCAGCACGTCGCGGTCGCGCTCCGCTTCCAGCTCCGTAGCCTCCTCGACGGCGGCCGCCGTGCCGGAATCCACCAGCAGCCCCGAAGCCCCGGCCGCCGCGCGTCCGGAAGCCGCCACCGCGCGCTGCTTGCGGGCGAGAGCCTCCTGTTCGGAGGCCCCCTGCTTCGACACCGCCTCAGCCTCGCCGCGCGCCTGCTCTGCGTTGAATTCAAGCGCCCGGGCCTGATACTCGCTCTGCATCCTCGCGGCGGCGGCCTGCTCCCGCGCTGCCTGCATCTGCGAAACGCCGGAGTAGAGCGTGCCGGCCACGGACGCGACGGCCGCTACAACCGGATTACACACTCCTCTTCGCCCCCTATCCAAAACCTGTAAAAAGGCAGCCCCGCAACGCCGTAAGGCTCCGTGGCGCCAAATTGAAACCCAAGCCGCTTAAGCCAGCGGACGCTTCTTTCGTTTCTTGCGTCCACATAATTGCGCATATTCGGGAAACGCTTAAGCAGCCGCGGGAAAAGCGCCGCCGACAGCCTGACGAAATCGCGCCTGCACTCATCCAGCGCCGACGTCCCGATCAGCCAGGGACACCACCAGTGCGCGTCCTCGCGGAAAACCCCGAAGAGCCCCAGCGTCCGCCCGCGCCCGTCGCGCGCTGCGAAACAGTACGAAGAGCCCAGCCAGCCGCGCAGCACCGCCATCTTTACGTCGCCCTCCGCCGCCTCCAGCTCCCGCCGGTCCGCTTCGCGCATATCGTCGATCGTCTCCATACAATGGTGGCGCGTCGCGCGTAAG
This portion of the Synergistes jonesii genome encodes:
- a CDS encoding virion core protein, T7 gp14 family, with product MCNPVVAAVASVAGTLYSGVSQMQAAREQAAAARMQSEYQARALEFNAEQARGEAEAVSKQGASEQEALARKQRAVAASGRAAAGASGLLVDSGTAAAVEEATELEAERDRDVLRQNYQRQRFGLINQAVGLEHQAEGTRRGGEAYASAVENAGRAALTGSLLTSAGAVAAKWDDMAVGRKKPAAATAHRSFYKGFWGLN